CGACCCGGACGAAGACGGACCCCGAATCGGCGTCTCGTACATTTTCTCCAATGACGCGGACGACGACGAGGACGAGCATCCGGACGCCTTCCCCACGGAGAACCACCAGGCGAAGCACGACGAGAAACCGTTTGACCCCAAAGACGAGCTCGGGTGTTCGGTTTGCTTCCGGGAGGAGTGCGTGTTCGAAAGAGGCACCGGAACCGCCACCCACACCGCGGAGAGCCTGCTGAACAAGTGCAAACCGGGAGACCTGCTGGAGTTTGTCGCCACGGGACAGTACCCGCACTGGGCCGTGTACGTGGGGGACTTCCAGGTGGTCCACTTGCATCGCGCCGAGATCAAGAACAGCTTCCTGACCGACGTGAGTCAGGGCAGGAAGGGTCGCATCGTCAACGCTCTCTACCGGTACCGGGCACTCCAGCCGGAGGTGATTGTGCGCAACGCCGTGGACCACGTCGGCTCCAGGGACCGAGAACTCTACTGGAGGAACTCCGAGTGTTTCGCGGCCTGGTGTCGCTTTGGAAAACGCGAATTTAAAATCGGAGGGGAGATTAGGATCGGCAAACAACCGTACAGGTTGAGATTACACTTTTCCGACAAGAAGACGCACGTTTTGGAGTTCCAGAGCCTGGAGGACGTGATcatggagaggaggaggaacgACCAGATAGGAAAGGACGCTGTCATGCAAGAACTGGCCAATCACCTGAACGCACCACACGACTATACGGAGCATGCGTTTGGCACCTGATGCCGCCCGGGGGGGGTGTTCCTGTGTCGGGATGCCTTTTGGCCTGGGAGGGGTCAACACCCAATTAGCATCTTTTTCCATGAAACTGGTAAACAAGACTTGTTTACATTCATACAAGTGGATTGGACACGGACTTGGTGTTATTTTATTACCACTGAGCAtcttttatgaattattatatttataagctGCAGTAAATATACACAAAGAAATACACACTGAAAGGTAATAAAAGGCAAATTAATAAACccctattgtattttttttacatttgattatTGATTACACTTCATGTAATCATTACACAAGTCTATGTGGACATGATTGATTTGTgtggttttgttttggaaaaaaatggaaataaatataaatgactgatatattttccttatttttactGCCTGGTTGTAATTGAGAataattatgaagaaaaaatagtATATGTCAGGggtgtcactaggttctgatGACGGGGaaggggggcttagccccccctggagatgcacaggatatgaatgaatgtaatagacaataaaaaaaaataatccaaaaaacaaataacaagaaccgggatataactttcccacttttggacagatttagtagaggtacttaattgttaattggtaattattttaggccaccattaaatgtacacaagtacacacaatatacactgcaaaaccgctggacagtgatcaattagaattatattattaattaggctattattattactatcatcattattcttctgattagtactactactagtaggctagtattagtattattaagttacatttttggggggcaaaaatcaataaaaaataaaatattaaattaatttttttgggggggggaaattaataaaatattattaaattaaatttttttggggaaaaaaataaaataaaaccaataaaaaatatcaatttttttaggagggcttaagaacattttagggcgGCTGaggccccctaaaataggcctaatgacgctaATGCTATATGTCCTGGTAAGTCTTTATTCGGCATAACAGCAAGACTATAGATAACTataataactataactataGATGCTTTTACAGCTTTGTGGCAAGTTGTGTTCCACCTGTGgtggacatttttttcccattactTTCACTTCTGACTGAATATATGTCATTTCTTTGTGAGTTGCCACAGGCTTGAAATGTTCTTCACC
This genomic window from Doryrhamphus excisus isolate RoL2022-K1 chromosome 17, RoL_Dexc_1.0, whole genome shotgun sequence contains:
- the lratd2b gene encoding protein LRATD2 gives rise to the protein MGNQVEKLTHLNYAEVPTSDPNGLDPDEDGPRIGVSYIFSNDADDDEDEHPDAFPTENHQAKHDEKPFDPKDELGCSVCFREECVFERGTGTATHTAESLLNKCKPGDLLEFVATGQYPHWAVYVGDFQVVHLHRAEIKNSFLTDVSQGRKGRIVNALYRYRALQPEVIVRNAVDHVGSRDRELYWRNSECFAAWCRFGKREFKIGGEIRIGKQPYRLRLHFSDKKTHVLEFQSLEDVIMERRRNDQIGKDAVMQELANHLNAPHDYTEHAFGT